One stretch of Miscanthus floridulus cultivar M001 chromosome 18, ASM1932011v1, whole genome shotgun sequence DNA includes these proteins:
- the LOC136523437 gene encoding uncharacterized protein, with the protein MEEEAYPYRRDRDVNDKDTLYMTIVAQDGGSRKSGSKMSRMEEEAYSYRRDTDVNAQDGGSRKSGSKTSRMEEEAYSYRRDTDVNAQDGGSRKSGSKTSRMEEDAYSYRRDTDVTAQDGGSRKSGSKMSRMEEDAYSYRRDTNVNEKDTLYITILAQDGGSRKSGSKTSRMEEEAYSYRRDTYVNAQDGGSRKSGSKTSRMEEEAYSFRRDTYVNAQDGGSRKSGSKTSRMEEDAYSYRRDTDVTAQDGGCWKSGSKTSRMEEEANSYRRDTDASDKDTLYMTIVAQDGGSRKSGSKMSRMEEEAYSYRRDTDVNAQDGGSRKSGSKTSRMEEEAYSYRRDTDVNAQDGGSRKSGSKTSRMEEDAYSYRRDTDVTAQDGGSRKSGSKMSRMEEDAYSYRRDTNVNEKDTLYITILAQDGGSRKSGSKTSRMEEEAYSYRRDTYVNAQDGGSRKSGSKTSRMEEEAYSFRRDTYVNAQDGGSRKSGSKTSRMEEDAYSYRRDTDVTAQDGGCWKSGSKTSRMEEEANSYRRDTDASDKDTLYMTIVAQDGGSRKSGSKTSRMEEEAYSYRRDIDANAQDGGSRKSGSKTE; encoded by the exons ATGGAAGAGGAGGCCTACCCATATAGGAGAGATAGAGATGTCAATG ATAAAGATACTTTGTATATGACAATTGTAGCTCAGGATGGCGGTAGCAGGAAGAGTGGCTCGAAGATGAGTAGGATGGAAGAGGAGGCCTACTCATATAGGAGAGATACAGATGTCAATG CTCAGGATGGCGGTAGCAGGAAGAGTGGCTCGAAGACGAGTAGGATGGAAGAGGAGGCCTACTCATATAGGAGAGATACAGATGTCAATG CTCAAGATGGTGGTAGCAGGAAGAGTGGCTCTAAGACCAGTAGGATGGAAGAGGACGCCTACTCATATAGGAGAGATACAGATGTCACTG ctcagGATGGCGGTAGCAGGAAGAGTGGCTCGAAGATGAGTAGGATGGAAGAGGACGCCTACTCATATAGGAGAGATACAAATGTCAATG AAAAAGATACTTTGTATATAACAATTTTAGCTCAGGATGGCGGTAGCAGGAAGAGTGGCTCGAAGACGAGTAGGATGGAAGAGGAGGCCTACTCATATAGGAGAGATACATATGTCAATG CTCAGGATGGTGGTAGCAGGAAGAGTGGCTCGAAGACGAGTAGGATGGAAGAGGAGGCCTACTCATTTAGGAGAGATACATATGTCAATG CTCAAGATGGTGGTAGCAGGAAGAGTGGCTCTAAGACCAGTAGGATGGAAGAGGACGCCTACTCATATAGGAGAGATACAGATGTCACTG CTCAGGATGGTGGTTGCTGGAAGAGTGGCTCGAAGACAAGTAGGATGGAAGAGGAGGCCAACTCATATAGGAGAGATACAGATGCCAGTG ATAAAGATACTTTGTATATGACAATTGTAGCTCAGGATGGCGGTAGCAGGAAGAGTGGCTCGAAGATGAGTAGGATGGAAGAGGAGGCCTACTCATATAGGAGAGATACAGATGTCAATG CTCAGGATGGCGGTAGCAGGAAGAGTGGCTCGAAGACGAGTAGGATGGAAGAGGAGGCCTACTCATATAGGAGAGATACAGATGTCAATG CTCAAGATGGTGGTAGCAGGAAGAGTGGCTCTAAGACCAGTAGGATGGAAGAGGACGCCTACTCATATAGGAGAGATACAGATGTCACTG ctcagGATGGCGGTAGCAGGAAGAGTGGCTCGAAGATGAGTAGGATGGAAGAGGACGCCTACTCATATAGGAGAGATACAAATGTCAATG AAAAAGATACTTTGTATATAACAATTTTAGCTCAGGATGGCGGTAGCAGGAAGAGTGGCTCGAAGACGAGTAGGATGGAAGAGGAGGCCTACTCATATAGGAGAGATACATATGTCAATG CTCAGGATGGTGGTAGCAGGAAGAGTGGCTCGAAGACGAGTAGGATGGAAGAGGAGGCCTACTCATTTAGGAGAGATACATATGTCAATG CTCAAGATGGTGGTAGCAGGAAGAGTGGCTCTAAGACCAGTAGGATGGAAGAGGACGCCTACTCATATAGGAGAGATACAGATGTCACTG CTCAGGATGGTGGTTGCTGGAAGAGTGGCTCGAAGACAAGTAGGATGGAAGAGGAGGCCAACTCATATAGGAGAGATACAGATGCCAGTG